A stretch of the Amia ocellicauda isolate fAmiCal2 chromosome 10, fAmiCal2.hap1, whole genome shotgun sequence genome encodes the following:
- the slc52a2 gene encoding solute carrier family 52, riboflavin transporter, member 2 isoform X3: MFYQKVKWSLPAYLSVLIAFGNLGPVAVTLTHHCAPGRLNERLVIHSIQALAVVASAFLAIFWSQKVMVSGELHSVPYFLLTFILALVCCTSNVTFLPFMYRFPPEYIRTFFVGQGLSALFPCVLALGQGIGKLECVNSTSGNGTLEPNYHKENFPAQNFFWFLFLMLGISGLSFVALTLRISTSPAQEAKDAPPSSKEETEETHSLQNGTVPVSEDQVEVVKSPSCLTFWTSRNIYLLLLLGVSNALSNGILPSVQSFTCLPYGKMAFHLSVVLGNIANPLACFLAMFVLCRSSAGLGAMSVAGGVFAAYLLALAALSPCPPLLGNAVGMLLVVISWIVFTGLFSYLKVVIGSLLHEAGHAALLWCGVFIQAGSLIGALIMFPLVSIYNVFQSAQDCMDNCSQ; the protein is encoded by the exons ATGTTCTACCAGAAAGTCA agtgGAGTTTACCTGCCTACCTTTCAGTACTAATTGCGTTTGGAAACCTGGGTCCGGTGGCGGTGACTTTAACACATCACTGTGCCCCAGGAAGGCTAAATGAACGATTAGTTATCCATAGTATCCAGGCACTGGCTGTAGTGGCATCTGCCTTTCTCGCCATCTTCTGGAGCCAAAAGGTCATGGTGTCTGGAGAACTTCATTCTGTGCCTTACTTCTTGCTGACATTTATCCTTGCACTGGTTTGTTGTACATCTAATGTTACCTTCCTGCCTTTTATGTATCGATTCCCCCCAGAGTACATACGCACTTTTTTTGTCGGCCAGGGCCTCAGTGCGCTATTCCCTTGTGTGTTAGCGCTGGGACAAGGCATAGGAAAGTTGGAGTGTGTGAACAGCACTTCAGGAAATGGCACTCTGGAGCCAAACTATCACAAGGAGAACTTCCCAGCACAAAACTTTTTCTGGTTTCTCTTTCTTATGCTGGGAATATCAGGATTATCTTTCGTGGCCTTGACTTTGAGGATTTCTACTTCACCTGCACAGGAGGCAAAAGATGCTCCTCCCTCCTCCAAGGAGGAAACTGAAGAAACGCATTCACTCCAAAATGGGACTGTGCCGGTGTCTGAAGACCAGGTGGAGGTTGTTAAGAGTCCCTCTTGCCTAACTTTTTGGACTTCTCGCAACATCTACCTGCTGTTGCTCCTGGGTGTCTCCAACGCCCTGTCAAATGGAATCCTGCCCTCCGTGCAGAGCTTTACTTGTCTACCATATGGGAAAATGGCCTTTCACCTTTCAGTTGTTCTGGGCAACATTGCAAACCCTCTGGCCTGCTTCTTAGCAATGTTTGTCCTCTGCAG GTCCAGTGCAGGGCTTGGGGCCATGTCAGTGGCAGGTGGGGTCTTTGCAGCCTACCTTCTTGCTCTTGCTGCTCTCAGTCCTTGCCCTCCACTTCTAGGAAATGCTGTAGGGATGCTTCTGGTG GTGATCTCCTggattgtgtttactgggctcTTCTCCTACCTGAAGGTGGTTATTGGGTCTCTGCTCCACGAGGCCGGCCATGCTGCCCTGCTCTGGTGTGGTGTGTTCATCCAGGCCGGCTCCCTGATTGGGGCGCTCATCATGTTCCCACTGGTCAGCATCTATAACGTCTTTCAAAGTGCACAGGACTGCATGGACAACTGTAGTCAATAA
- the slc52a2 gene encoding solute carrier family 52, riboflavin transporter, member 2 isoform X1 → MVDRSSSFMGDRLQHLFDIAAELRDDTFFKLVEDFLGSQNGEKLTFERITCNNRLLVQVGLIKEENQVTWKDVVKWLEVLFPRYQSADFKTLTERSITMALGLSAEERESFLEKSVNFEYVGPLCDSLGIGRTDLLEMSDFSDRVKSAKVTNGLVLELQSFMNKQKIDPSVLVSWLKNFNPQFCSDGKILKASKFLQAKLKKMKLDNRIHQRSRFRRNSFVDKFLLTEFELVPNAHVRATSIKRKKSWGSNRIKKKRFLSRYQSNKMKTGPAQDKIKGHLSCNGEQIKYDMADHSTVFTSNQTSKSGNQKSVRDPPSNGNNWHPEERNPVTTSSVEPLDAGKVETLTLLDVSMLAFQKLLNVYGSETRKCNQVFKELMGKHFDLMAELDSNMNAFNEKVNLCREEQFAVPSPLHFLECSAYFLLELSDSVEEQIMSFEREIATVTGEKLGRDNSPKFMNFVNFSESATSRCVHMACDILSPRGEEKYGCRKEWLDFCLASGKPSKLTTGCSNRFNNYFEGAAGLVHHKSEIDTFFSDAHLSETFDKLNIIQESVRDDLHDQVIQALVCVLAIVYCKVVGPYWQLLKSSAEYFYFHRYAHCLLQKLRQWSLDATPLLAPEYSNNNLFQQFPLQEKCFEGVFSYCKPENQYFPLIRQSLEKIMKTFVAVAEKNLKAFLPGGEYSQDPTPEICAILRPCPLSQLMGKYPFGHGCLDNSRKLNGSNVPPRNTLETQNPSQEIGSLKFFQMPSEEMDPQEREKLLQDIANKNSILAAVMKNGGPCQTKEDVDYLLVNLEGATHAQKREAIRLQISYQKVVLGSKDKCLNKIGFSLKDMVEKLKTVLIGDDNPKISTPTKQQLLSTDDNAGPCKPHHNLTNSSVTLSSSEMTTGGNKNINMSQHQVHSFENYREKIGCFVYLD, encoded by the exons ATGGTGGATCGCAGTTCCAGTTTCATGGGAGATAGACTACAACATTTGTTCGACATTGCTGCTGAGTTGC gAGATGACACATTTTTTAAGCTCGTAGAAGATTTCTTGGGATCTCAAAATGGAGAGAAACTTACATTTGAAAGGATTACATGCAACAACAGACTGTTAGTCCAAGTTGGACTTATTAAGGAGGAAAACCAAGTTACTTGGAaagatgttgtaaaatggcttgAAGTACTATTCCCAAGATATCAGTCTGCAGATTTTAAGACTCTGACTGAAAGATCAATTACAATGGCTTTGGGATTAAGTGCAGAAGAGAGAGAATCTTTCTTGGAGAAATCTGTAAATTTTGAGTATGTTGGCCCACTATGTGACAGTCTTGGAATCGGAAGAACAGATCTATTGGAAatgtcagatttttcagataGGGTAAAGTCTGCAAAAGTCACAAATGGTCTGGTCTTAGAACTTCAGAGCTtcatgaacaaacaaaaaattgaCCCATCTGTTTTGGTGTCTTGGTTAAAAAATTTCAATCCACAGTTTTGCAGTGATGGGAAGATTCTGAAAGCCAGCAAATTTCTTCAGGctaaattgaaaaaaatgaaactagATAATCGAATACATCAAAGGAGCAGATTCAGGAGAAACAGTTTTGTGGACAAATTTCTCCTTACAGAATTTGAACTTGTTCCAAATGCACATGTTCGAGCAACCAGTATTAAAAGGAAGAAGTCCTGGGGATCAAATCGGATCAAGAAGAAACGCTTCCTTTCAAGGTATCAAAGCAATAAAATGAAGACAGGTCCTGCCCAAGACAAAATTAAGGGACATTTATCTTGCAATGGAGAACAAATTAAGTATGATATGGCTGACCATTCCACAGTGTTTACTTCAAATCAGACCAGCAAATCGGGGAACCAGAAAAGTGTCAGGGATCCACCATCCAATGGTAATAACTGGCATCCGGAAGAAAGGAATCCAGTGACCACAAGCTCTGTAGAACCTCTTGATGCAGGAAAAGTAGAGACTTTGACACTGCTAGATGTTTCTATgcttgcatttcaaaagttgtTGAATGTTTATGGAAGTGAAACTAGGAAATGCAATCAAGTTTTCAAAGAGCTCATGggaaaacattttgatttaatggCAGAGCTAGACAGTAATATGAATGCTTTTAATGAAAAAGTGAATCTGTGTCGAGAAGAGCAGTTTGCCGTTCCTTCCCCTTTACATTTTTTAGAGTGCAGTGCTTATTTTCTCCTTGAACTAAGTGATTCAGTTGAAGAGCAAATAATGTCCTTTGAAAGAGAAATCGCAACTGTTACTGGTGAAAAACTGGGTCGTGACAATAGTCCAAAATTCATGAACTTTGTGAACTTTTCCGAGAGTGCTACTTCACGCTGTGTCCACATGGCTTGTGACATTTTGAGCCCTCGTGGTGAAGAAAAGTATGGTTGTAGGAAAGAGTGGCTGGATTTCTGTCTGGCAAGTGGTAAACCATCAAAACTGACAACTGGCTGCTCCAATCGATTTAATAATTACTTTGAAGGTGCTGCAGGACTCGTGCATCATAAAAGTGAAATTGACACTTTCTTCTCAGATGCTCATTTATCTGAAACCTTTGACAAATTGAATATTATACAGGAGAGTGTCAGAGATGATCTACATGACCAGGTCATTCAAGCTCTGGTTTGTGTTCTAGCCATTGTTTATTGTAAAGTCGTAGGTCCCTACTGGCAACTTCTCAAGAGTAGTGCAGAGTATTTTTACTTCCATAGGTATGCACACTGTCTCCTGCAAAAGCTGCGTCAGTGGTCCTTGGATGCTACACCACTCCTTGCACCAGAGTATTCTAATAATAACCTGTTCCAACAGTTTCCTCTGCAAGAGAAGTGTTTCGAAGGGGTTTTTTCTTACTGTAAGCCTGAAAACCAGTACTTTCCCCTCATCCgacagagcctggagaaaatcATGAAGACCTTTGTTGCTGTCGCTGAAAAGAATCTGAAGGCTTTTTTGCCTGGTGGAGAATATAGCCAAGACCCCACTCCTGAAATCTGTGCAATATTGAGACCCTGCCCTCTTTCACAACTGATGGGCAAATACCCCTTTGGACATGGCTGCTTGGACAATTCCAGAAAACTCAATGGTTCTAATGTACCCCCTAGAAACACCCTTGAAACCCAAAACCCAAGTCAGGAAATTGGATCACTGAAGTTTTTCCAAATGCCTAGTGAAGAGATGGAtccacaggagagagagaaactccTACAAGATATCGCCAACAAGAATTCAATTCTTGCTGCTGTGATGAAAAATGGAGGACCTTGCCAAACCAAGGAGGATGTTGATTACCTTTTAGTAAACCTGGAGGGAGCAACTCATGCACAGAAACGTGAGGCAATACGGCTACAGATTAGTTATCAGAAAGTTGTTCTGGGCTCAAAGGACAAATGCTTAAATAAAATCGGCTTTTCTCTGAAAGACATGGTTGAAAAGTTGAAAACTGTATTAATAGGTGATGATAACCCTAAGATTTCTACACCGACCAAGCAACAACTGCTCAGCACAGATGACAATGCAGGACCATGCAAACCTCACCATAACCTCACCAACTCTTCAGTTACTTTATCAAGTTCTGAGATGACCACTGgaggtaacaaaaatataaacatgagCCAACATCAAGTGCATTCATTTGAAAATTATAGAGAAAAAATTGGTTGCTTTGTTTACCTCGATTAA
- the slc52a2 gene encoding solute carrier family 52, riboflavin transporter, member 2 isoform X2, whose product MADSWWNSPVVTHILVALFGMGSWISVNTLWVELPVVVNVLPEKWSLPAYLSVLIAFGNLGPVAVTLTHHCAPGRLNERLVIHSIQALAVVASAFLAIFWSQKVMVSGELHSVPYFLLTFILALVCCTSNVTFLPFMYRFPPEYIRTFFVGQGLSALFPCVLALGQGIGKLECVNSTSGNGTLEPNYHKENFPAQNFFWFLFLMLGISGLSFVALTLRISTSPAQEAKDAPPSSKEETEETHSLQNGTVPVSEDQVEVVKSPSCLTFWTSRNIYLLLLLGVSNALSNGILPSVQSFTCLPYGKMAFHLSVVLGNIANPLACFLAMFVLCRSSAGLGAMSVAGGVFAAYLLALAALSPCPPLLGNAVGMLLVVISWIVFTGLFSYLKVVIGSLLHEAGHAALLWCGVFIQAGSLIGALIMFPLVSIYNVFQSAQDCMDNCSQ is encoded by the exons ATGGCAGACTCATGGTGGAACAGTCCCGTGGTTACGCACATACTAGTAGCTCTGTTTGGAATGGGCTCCTGGATCTCTGTGAACACGCTGTGGGTGGAACTGCCTGTGGTGGTTAATGTTCTACCAGAAA agtgGAGTTTACCTGCCTACCTTTCAGTACTAATTGCGTTTGGAAACCTGGGTCCGGTGGCGGTGACTTTAACACATCACTGTGCCCCAGGAAGGCTAAATGAACGATTAGTTATCCATAGTATCCAGGCACTGGCTGTAGTGGCATCTGCCTTTCTCGCCATCTTCTGGAGCCAAAAGGTCATGGTGTCTGGAGAACTTCATTCTGTGCCTTACTTCTTGCTGACATTTATCCTTGCACTGGTTTGTTGTACATCTAATGTTACCTTCCTGCCTTTTATGTATCGATTCCCCCCAGAGTACATACGCACTTTTTTTGTCGGCCAGGGCCTCAGTGCGCTATTCCCTTGTGTGTTAGCGCTGGGACAAGGCATAGGAAAGTTGGAGTGTGTGAACAGCACTTCAGGAAATGGCACTCTGGAGCCAAACTATCACAAGGAGAACTTCCCAGCACAAAACTTTTTCTGGTTTCTCTTTCTTATGCTGGGAATATCAGGATTATCTTTCGTGGCCTTGACTTTGAGGATTTCTACTTCACCTGCACAGGAGGCAAAAGATGCTCCTCCCTCCTCCAAGGAGGAAACTGAAGAAACGCATTCACTCCAAAATGGGACTGTGCCGGTGTCTGAAGACCAGGTGGAGGTTGTTAAGAGTCCCTCTTGCCTAACTTTTTGGACTTCTCGCAACATCTACCTGCTGTTGCTCCTGGGTGTCTCCAACGCCCTGTCAAATGGAATCCTGCCCTCCGTGCAGAGCTTTACTTGTCTACCATATGGGAAAATGGCCTTTCACCTTTCAGTTGTTCTGGGCAACATTGCAAACCCTCTGGCCTGCTTCTTAGCAATGTTTGTCCTCTGCAG GTCCAGTGCAGGGCTTGGGGCCATGTCAGTGGCAGGTGGGGTCTTTGCAGCCTACCTTCTTGCTCTTGCTGCTCTCAGTCCTTGCCCTCCACTTCTAGGAAATGCTGTAGGGATGCTTCTGGTG GTGATCTCCTggattgtgtttactgggctcTTCTCCTACCTGAAGGTGGTTATTGGGTCTCTGCTCCACGAGGCCGGCCATGCTGCCCTGCTCTGGTGTGGTGTGTTCATCCAGGCCGGCTCCCTGATTGGGGCGCTCATCATGTTCCCACTGGTCAGCATCTATAACGTCTTTCAAAGTGCACAGGACTGCATGGACAACTGTAGTCAATAA